TACATCGTAATTCCTCGGGATAAACCTTGTGTTTGTCTGTGTCTTGTTCATTTGAATGCCTCCTTTGTAAGTTTTTGAGGGTTGCTCAAAACCCTTTCTGTCGTCGGAAATTTAATCTTTACTTTTTAAAACTGCCCTCCACCTCATTTTTTCCGACGATAATTCATTATCATAATTTCCATCCTTTACCATCTATTATAACTTTTTACAAGGGTGGAGGGCAATTTTTAGTTTTGAGCAACCCCTATGTTTTTCTTCACTTTTTCTCTCTGGTTCCATTTGCCCTCAACCCTACTTTTTAGTATAATTTTAGTGACCCCAAACATACGACTTGCTCAAAACTCAAGGTCAGTGAAATTGACCAGGGAGGCACTAAAATGTATTCAAAACAACTACTTTTATTCCCTACAAACTTAGACCAGTATGATGCTATATTTGACCACCTTAACCTTTCTGCTATTAAAGAACCTGAACATGTAACAGGTAGACCTACCATATCTCTACGAGGAATCTGTCGTTTGCTTATCTATAAAAATCTTCGCACAATACAAACCTTAACTGAATTAGATACTGAAGTTCACAACAATCCAGCAATCGTCTATAAATGTGGCCTTGAAGATATTCCATCAAGACATCGCTACGAAGAATTCCTTCACACTATTCCCAATGAAATATTACAGAAAGTTCTAAAAACACAAATCAAAACTCTTATAT
The genomic region above belongs to Elusimicrobiota bacterium and contains:
- a CDS encoding transposase, giving the protein MYSKQLLLFPTNLDQYDAIFDHLNLSAIKEPEHVTGRPTISLRGICRLLIYKNLRTIQTLTELDTEVHNNPAIVYKCGLEDIPSRHRYEEFLHTIPNEILQKVLKTQIKTLI